One Pyrenophora tritici-repentis strain M4 chromosome 5, whole genome shotgun sequence DNA window includes the following coding sequences:
- a CDS encoding ARG80, Regulator arginine metabolism: protein MATSYNAYQPGAVQAPSSYAQPQPGPPMPPRPNSYAPPQSPFTQPPPPNYGASSPYPQAQSGYNRPPPPPPGQQPQSPYPQSQSPYPQSPFPQSPQAGQAPPAQWNQAQMSQPYGQQPPQLYGQHSQWGQPQQPAYGQPQPQYGQPYGQPYGQPPGYQQNGGPPGQPPQGQYGAPPPQGGYGGAPPLQQVQGSPAEVEGYKQLLQACIQEKNLQPFYPPGDPRIAQIAQEASSKINQVIQRWRIQKEIANDIVKLALYDIVLYIDDSGSMQFEEEGSRIKDLRLILERVSFAATLFDADGISLRFMNTDLSGVRDQQGRPMQDGVCTEAQIEQVMRGVQFKGLTPMGTAMRQKVIDGIVLDRARSGQLRKPVLVIAITDGQPAGEPQNAIFDAISYAFDTLKGLPQYGRGAVAFEFAQVGNDEAARKFLSKLDEHPVIGPEVDCTSNFENEQEEMARANPPVDLTPDLWIIKLLLGAIDRSYDSKDEKTSQAPAGYGAPQGQYGAPPPGQYGAPPQQYGGPPPQGQYGAPPPGQYGAPPQQQYGGAPPPGQYGAPPPGQFGQQRPPQV, encoded by the exons ATGGCGACCAGCTACAACGCCTATCAGCCCGGCGCTGTGCAGGCGCCTAGTTCTTACGCGCAACCACAGCCGGGTCCTCCTATGCCACCACGACCCAACTCGTACGCTCCTCCCCAGTCACCCTTCACACAACCACCTCCTCCAAACTACGGCGCATCTTCACCGTATCCCCAAGCGCAGTCGGGGTATAACAGACCTCCCCCGCCACCACCGGGCCAACAGCCTCAGTCCCCATATCCTCAGTCTCAGTCTCCGTATCCCCAGTCGCCATTCCCACAGTCTCCACAGGCAGGACAAGCACCACCAGCCCAGTGGAACCAGGCCCAGATGTCGCAACCATACGGACAGCAACCCCCTCAACTCTATGGACAGCACAGCCAGTGGGGACAGCCGCAACAACCTGCTTATGgacaaccacaaccacaatATGGTCAGCCTTACGGTCAACCCTATGGTCAGCCACCGGGTTACCAGCAAAAT GGTGGGCCACCAGGACAACCTCCTCAGGGACAGTACGGCGCTCCTCCGCCTCAAGGTGGATATGGAGGCGCTCCTCCTCTACAGCAGGTCCAGGGTAGTCCCGCTGAGGTAGAAGGCTACAAACAGCTACTCCAAGCTTGTATCCAGGAAAAGAACCTTCAGCCCTTCTACCCGCCAGGCGACCCTAGAATCGCCCAGATTGCTCAAGAGGCTTCGTCAAAGATCAATCAGGTCATTCAACGCTGGCGCATCCAGAAGGAGATTGCCAATGATATTGTCAAGCTCGCATTGTACGACATTGTTCTGTACATTG ACGACAGTGGTTCCATGCAGTTCGAAGAGGAGGGTAGCCGTATCAAGGACTTGCGCCTTATCCTGGAGCGAGTTTCTTTTGCTGCTACACTCTTCGACGCAGATGGTATCTCCCTTCGCTTCATGAACACTGATCTCTCCGGTGTTCGCGATCAGCAGGGTCGACCTATGCAGGATGGCGTCTGCACAGAGGCCCAAATCGAACAGGTTATGCGCGGTGTCCAATTCAAGGGCCTCACGCCCATGGGTACTGCTATGCGACAAAAGGTTATTGATGGTATAGTTCTCGATAGGGCGAGGAGTGGCCAGCTGCGCAAGCCTGTATTGGTCATTGCTATCACAGACGGTCAACCCGCTGGAGAGCCCCAGAACGCCATCTTCGACGCCATCTCATATGCCTTTGATACCCTCAAGGGCCTTCCTCAGTATGGTCGCGGTGCTGTCGCATTCGAGTTTGCTCAGGTTGGCAACGATGAGGCGGCCAGGAAGTTCCTCAGTAAACTTGACGAGCACCCCGTCATCGGCCCCGAGGTCGACTGCACTTCCA ACTTCGAGAACGAACAAGAGGAGATGGCACGTGCCAACCCACCTGTAGACCTGACTCCGGACCTATGGATCATCAAGCTGCTTCTAGGTGCCATCGATCGCAGCTACGATAGCAAGGATGAGAAGACCAGCCAGGCCCCTGCTGGCTACGGAGCTCCCCAAGGACAATACGGAGCTCCCCCTCCAGGCCAGTACGGCGCACCTCCACAGCAATACGGTGGACCTCCTCCTCAGGGCCAGTACGGAGCCCCGCCTCCAGGACAGTATGGTGCGCCTCCTCAGCAGCAGTATGGTGGAGCCCCTCCTCCAGGTCAATACGGAGCCCCTCCTCCAGGTCAGTTCGGTCAGCAACGGCCGCCTCAAG TGTAG
- a CDS encoding DUF1421 multi-domain protein, protein MSEVPFAVISPSVVATIYHREQGSPDPSLLMCYDKLGGKRFGYQSGASASSALSFSVLLRDLDLGWNIDWAVAFFVDHLEQKWDDAAEMLRNIRIRAQSLEDDGLRKEIPYRIFNKLDEVLFAGHLKNAVFLDISSLGCDVSGATYTHRLGPDPDVKRISIILNKDSLVRAKDIVAVLIHHMIHAYFLIACGGQKEEEVDYGRLSHDFHFGKVMLTIKKLSAAHGRELTPLNYGHSLPKMCYLDDEYYSPRWRDELEQEDKEAWYCSHCHHNVQGPSAREVDKWYDNICKSLFTQPPSVREPLVHTYSSRRHELESTRRGTLPPSTKTVEFLHQDIPILVEADKLTEYPSIPKAFAKAGHTRFLKLPDETSPETVLRFLEFLHTGSYSPSPSSSTASDRKPHAPIITPPSPTTATETPLLTAIQFANFATQMSFSECKTHALSHLASPITCTEDPVAVLTEIYRGGCEPDAELKSWARAFLVAVPEYQRHHEQHWSHIDVAATALSLLGFGGRGPGVGVGVGGSGEPPNLIKLEKPALPYQARFLAAVEASGALENDVVKARAELEARGWYNLSTLAMDECLCVLPGGAARTDGGLHHLSTPLHSRDYRPLSTILDQQRHLKALRREKERELAREKEQIKKLDREKERARETKEVLELKAAREALLERLRFECGY, encoded by the exons ATGTCCGAAGTCCCCTTCGCCGTCATATCCCCATCGGTGGTAGCAACCATCTACCATCGAGAACAAGGCTCACCCGACCCGTCTTTGCTTATGTGTTACGACAAACTCGGGGGAAAGAGATTCGGCTATCAGTCAGGCGCTTCAGCATCTAGTGCGCTTTCATTCTCCGTCCTCCTACGCGATCT GGATCTGGGCTGGAACATCGACTGGGCTGTGGCTTTCTTCGTCGACCACTTGGAGCAGAAATGGGATGATGCTGCTGAAATGCTGAGGAACATACGGATACGAGCTCAGTCACTTGAGGATGATGGTTTAAGAAAGGAGATCCCATATCGAATCTTCAACAAGCTGGACGAGGTGCTCTTCGCTGGGCATCTCAAGAATGCCGTCTTTCTCGATATCAGCAGCTTGGGTTGTGATGTCTCCGGGGCTACATATACGCATAGATTGGGACCAGACCCGGACGTCAAACGCATCTCAATCATTCTCAACAAGGACTCACTGGTTCGGGCAAAAGATATCGTCGCCGTACTAATCCACCACATGATTCACGCGTACTTCCTCATCGCTTGTGGTGGACAaaaggaagaagaagtggaCTACGGACGCCTCAGTCACGATTTTCATTTCGGCAAAGTCATGCTTACCATCAAGAAACTCTCAGCCGCTCATGGCAGAGAGCTCACACCTCTCAACTACGGACACAGCTTACCCAAGATGTGCTACCTGGACGATGAATACTACAGTCCGCGGTGGCGGGATGAATTGGAACAGGAAGATAAAGAGGCATGGTACTGCAGCCACTGCCACCACAACGTCCAAGGACCATCGGCTCGTGAAGTAGACAAATGGTACGACAATATCTGCAAGTCCCTCTTCACCCAGCCACCCAGTGTCCGTGAGCCCCTCGTCCATACATACAGCTCTCGACGCCACGAGCTCGAGTCAACCCGTAGAGGCACACTACCCCCGTCCACAAAGACCGTAGAGTTCCTCCACCAAGACATCCCCATACTTGTCGAAGCAGACAAACTCACCGAATACCCCAGTATCCCCAAAGCCTTCGCCAAAGCAGGCCACACCCGTTTTCTAAAACTCCCCGACGAAACCTCACCAGAAACAGTTCTTCGTTTCCTGGAATTCCTACACACAGGCTCATACAGCCCCTCGCCTTCCTCTTCCACTGCCAGTGACAGAAAACCCCATGCCCCTATCATCACACCACCCTCCCCCACCACTGCAACGGAAACACCCCTCCTAACCGCCATCCAATTCGCAAACTTCGCAACCCAAATGTCCTTTTCAGAATGCAAAACACACGCCCTATCCCACCTAGCCAGCCCCATAACCTGCACCGAAGACCCCGTCGCCGTACTCACGGAAATTTATCGTGGCGGTTGTGAGCCAGATGCCGAGCTTAAGAGTTGGGCGCGCGCGTTCCTTGTGGCTGTGCCGGAGTACCAGCGTCACCACGAGCAACACTGGAGCCATATCGATGTTGCAGCAACGGCCTTGTCGCTCCTCGGCTTCGGTGGACGTGGACCTGGCGTCGGTGTTGGTGTGGGTGGAAGTGGTGAACCACCCAACCTCATCAAATTAGAAAAACCTGCGTTGCCTTACCAAGCTCGTTTTCTGGCGGCGGTGGAGGCGAGTGGGGCGTTGGAGAATGATGTTGTGAAAGCGAGGGCGGAGTTGGAGGCGAGGGGGTGGTATAATCTCTCTACGTTAGCCATGGACGAGTGTCTATGTGTCTTGCCTGGTGGTGCGGCGAGGACCGACGGGGGTCTG CACCATCTATCCACACCTCTTCACTCACGCGACTACCGCCCTCTCTCCACCATCCTCGACCAACAACGCCATCTCAAAGCCCTGCGCAGAGAAAAAGAACGCGAGCTAGCCCGAGAAAAGGAGCAGATCAAAAAGTTGGACAGGGAAAAGGAGAGAGCGAGGGAGACGAAGGAGGTATTGGAGCTCAAGGCTGCGAGGGAGGCGTTGTTGGAGAGGTTGAGGTTTGAGTGTGGGTACTAG